Proteins encoded together in one Lathyrus oleraceus cultivar Zhongwan6 chromosome 5, CAAS_Psat_ZW6_1.0, whole genome shotgun sequence window:
- the LOC127079014 gene encoding heavy metal-associated isoprenylated plant protein 41 — translation MKRPRKSKKRVCMKEWVTECYQQDQKEEYEREFPKWITHYCSDHQILLVGDGDFSFSLSLAKAFGSASNIVASSLDSYAEVTKKYKNAKSNLEELQKLGAYLLHGVDATKMKHHPDLKIRRFDRIIFNFPHAGFHRKEDNLMMIKMHMDLVFGFFKNASHMLRINGEVHVNHKTTPPFDTWNIEKLAEQSFLMMIECADFKQEAYPGYNNKRGHRSRCDDPFPLGKCSTFKFIYNPRSMKDHFRRNHVEVSRQQMTTNLIHNMDRIPAPVDLNHHPQTRLPFEVIQNMERIPAPVDLNYHPGASLFQKGNQLDYYLHTSRFPKTDRLDHYPQTSVFPKANQLNHYPQRVASSADYYHHYARDMTQDSQRLLQPMESSYNQSSQQWPTPTNCELCLTEHHRRMDVTPSMPHGARNYDYHHYQVYERSSTYSQEKLYGNGQRTSDCYDIARHELERYNAEVPRREFCSEIYVMQ, via the exons atgaaaagaCCACGAAAATCAAAGAAAAGGGTTTGCATGAAAGAATGGGTTACTGAGTGTTATCAACAAGACCAAAAAGAAGAATATGAAAGAGAGTTTCCAAAATGGATCACACATTATTGTAGTGATCATCAAATACTTTTGGTGGGTGATGGCGATTTCTCATTCTCCCTTTCCCTCGCTAAAGCTTTCGGCTCTGCTTCAAACATTGTTGCTTCTTCTCTCGACTCATACG CCGAGGTTACCAAGAAGTACAAGAATGCAAAGTCAAATTTAGAAGAATTGCAGAAGCTGGGAGCATACTTGTTACATGGAGTTGATGCTACAAAAATGAAACATCATCCAGACTTAAAAATACGGAGGTTTGATCGCATTATATTCAACTTTCCTCATGCAGGCTTTCACAGGAAGGAAGACAACTTGATGATGATCAA GATGCATATGGATCTTGTGTTTGGTTTCTTCAAGAATGCAAGTCACATGCTTAGGATCAATGGTGAAGTTCATGTCAATCACAAAACTACTCCTCCTTTTGATACTTGGAACATAGAGAAGCTCGCCGAGCAAAGCTTTCTGATGATGATCGAGTGTGCTGATTTCAAGCAAGAAGCTTATCCAGGTTATAACAATAAGAGAGGTCATAGATCTCGATGTGATGACCCGTTTCCTCTCGGTAAGTGCAGCACTTTCAAGTTTATATACAATCCTAGAAGTATGAAGGACCATTTCAGGAGAAACCATGTGGAGGTTTCTAGACAGCAGATGACAACAAATCTTATTCACAACATGGACCGAATTCCAGCTCCAGTTGATCTCAATCATCATCCTCAAACAAGACTTCCATTTGAAGTGATTCAAAACATGGAGCGAATTCCAGCTCCAGTTGATCTCAATTATCATCCTGGAGCAAGTCTCTTTCAAAAAGGGAATCAACTCGACTATTACCTTCACACTAGTCGCTTTCCGAAAACAGATCGACTCGATCATTATCCTCAGACAAGTGTCTTTCCAAAAGCGAATCAACTCAATCATTATCCTCAAAGAGTTGCTTCTTCTGCTGACTATTATCATCATTATGCTCGCGATATGACCCAGGATAGTCAAAGATTGCTACAACCAATGGAGTCAAGTTACAACCAATCTTCGCAACAATGGCCGACACCAACTAATTGTGAACTTTGTTTGACAGAACACCATAGAAGAATGGATGTTACTCCTTCCATGCCACATGGTGCTAGAAATTATGACTACCACCATTATCAAGTCTATGAAAGAAGCTCAACATATTCGCAAGAAAAACTTTATGGAAATGGTCAGAGGACAAGTGATTGTTATGATATAGCAAGGCATGAGTTGGAGAGGTACAATGCTGAAGTGCCTAGGAGAGAATTTTGTAGTGAAATCTATGTTATGCAATGA